The Paenibacillus sp. FSL W8-0426 region GCCTGCAAGGTTTCCTGCGAGTCTGCCAGCGGCAGCTCCAGTCCCAGCAGGTTCACCGCCCAATCCGGGAACGTGCTTTGCTGGATATCGCCCACGCCCAATTCTGGCAGGACGTCCGAGATATAATCGAGAAACATATGGTTGGGCGCAAAAATGACCATTTTTTCTGCCGATACCTGCTCCTTATACTGATACAGCAAAAAGGCGAGCCTATGCAGGGCCACGGTCGTTTTTCCCGAGCCTGCCACGCCCTGGATGATCAATGCGGTGTTTTTGGCGGCGCGAATGATCTGGTCCTGCTCCGCCTGGATGGTCGATACGATATCCCGGAGCTTGTTGTCCTTGTTTTCGCCGAGCCGATATACCAAAAATTCATCCGAAACCGCCGGCTGATCGCCTTCGCGGTTATATGTATCCGCCACCCGTTCCAAAATGCGCTGGCGAATAACTACGTTCCGTTTCAGGTAAACGAGCCCTTCGACAAGCCCTTCCGGCGCTTCATACGTCGCCATGGCTTCTCCGCCGGTAAACGAGTAAAACAGGCTGGCAACGGGTGCGCGCCAATCGATCACGAGCGGATGCTCACCCACCTCTTCGCGGTCCACCCCGATTTTGCCGATATACAGCGGCTTTCGTTCATCGCTGCCCTGTTCTTCAAAATCAAGACGCCCGAAATAGGGTTGCTGCGCGCTCTTGGCCAAATTGCTGCGGCGTTCCTCACGTCCCGCCTCCAGCACTTGCTCCGTGAAATCGTGGCCGGTATAGACCGGAATGTTTCTCAACCGTTCCAACTGGCGGTCCACTTCTTCCATCGTTCGCTTCAACCTGTTTTCTTCTTCTTGATAGGCACTTTGAAAGCTTTCTGACATGTTTCAGTTACCTCCTAAGAATATGTTATTTTGCATAGCCGTTTACGGACGACACAAAAGGATATTTACTATATCACATTGACAGCGCGAAAGCTATATATCCTTGCGATTTAAAGGAAGCCGGCAATCTAAAAGCACGCCTCAATTTCTGTCCATAAGAGGAATTTGACGCAAAAAAATACGACACCCTCTTCAAGCCTTGACAGGCATGATTCGGGCACCGCATGAATCCCCAATATACTTTACGATGTCGCATCGCCGGCCTCTTCCGTTTGCGACACGAACTGTTTTTGCGCCAGCTCGCGGTACACCTCGTGACTGCCAAGCAGCTCCGCATGCGTGCCCGTTCCGGTCACATGGCCGTGCTCCAGCACAACGATTTGGTCCGAGTCCACCACGGTGGACAACCGATGCGCGATGACCACCGTCGTTCGACCCTGCATCAGGTTGGACAAAGCTTGCTGCACCTCATGCTCCGATGTGCTGTCCAGGCTTGAGGTTGCTTCGTCCAGCAGCAGCACGTCAGGGCTGCGCAGCAAAGCGCGCGCAATGGCGATTCGCTGGCGTTGTCCCCCCGACAGCTTGATGCCGCGTTCCCCTACCTCGGTGTCGTATCCTTGCGGCAGCTTCTCGATAAACTCCTTGGCATAGGCCATCTCGGCCGCCCGCCGGATCTCCTCCACACTGGTTTCACGTCCCAAGCCGTAGGTGATGTTGTCCTTCACCGTGCCAGCCATGAGCGGACTTTCCTGTGAGACATAACCGATTTTGCTGCGCCACGAAGATAACGAATACGCCGTTATTGATTTCCCGCCGTAGGTGATGCTGCCTGCCTCGGGGCGATAAAACTGCTCCAGCAAAGAAAAAATGGTCGATTTGCCGCTGCCGCTCGGCCCCACGATCGCGGTCACTTTGCGTGCAGGCAGCATCAAATCGATGCCGTGCAGCACTTCTTCTCCGGTCACGTACGAGAAGCGCACGTTGTTGAACGCAATGTTTTCATTGCCTTTGGGAGCCTCTTCGGTCTGATCGCGCGGCTCCTCCTCGTGGGCCAGTATGGCCTGGATGCGCTCGGTGGCTCCTACCACCTTTTGCAAACGAGAATATAGCGTCGTGAATTGCCCCATCGGCATGATGACTTGGAACAACAGCAGAATGAATGCTACCAGCTCCCCGGCCGACAGCAGGCCCGATGCCACGCGCATGCCTCCTACGCCGAGAATGACGACCAGCACCGCGGTCATGACAAACGTGAACAGCGGTCCGATCAGCGCCAGTATCCTCGCCTCCTGCAGACCAAAAGCAAACATTTTACCGATTCTGGAGCTGCCCGCGTCGCTTTCTTGCTTTTCGGTACCGTATGCTTTTACGAGACGGATTTCACCGATGACCTGACTCAGCACCGACGTAAAACCCGCCATCTCATCCTGCTGTTTCTTCGAAATCTGGTACATTTTCCGGCCAACGGGCAGCAGGATCAGCAATGTTAGCGGAACGAGGCTTAGAATGATCAACGACATGACCCAATCCAGGTAAAACAGGAGAGCCACGCCGCCGACCACCGCCACGATGTTTGATATGAACGAAACGAGGTAATCGGCGATCAGCGTCATAATTTGACTCGTATCGTTGGTAATGCGGCTCATCGTATCCCCTGTGCGGTTGCGGTCGAAATACGGCATCGGCAGCGATAACACCTTGTTCCACAACTTGGTGCGGAGCGTTGCGACGACCCGTTGTCCCGCATAGTTCAGCAAATAAATGCTGATTCCCGCTGCGATCGCCTGAATGACAAAAGCGGCAATGAGCATGATGATGACGGATTTATTCAATGCAGACATCGTCAGTCCGTCAATCAGCCCTTTGGTCATGAGCGGCACGATCAATCCGGCCGTCGTCTGAATCAGCGTGAGGATCAGGGCCACGATGAGAATCAGCTTCGGCGGCTGAGTCGAGGCGATCAGTTTTGCGAAATCCTTGAATCCCTTTTTCCCCAATTTAGGTTCTGTTTGCTTCTTTTGCTCCGTATCTTGCATGGTCCTCCTCCTTACCCTTCATTCACACCTCAATCATACGACTGAACGCCCCATTTCGTTTCTCGGATTCGGATTTGCTTGATGATGTCTTTTAGACTACAAAATGCCGTGCAAAATGAAATTGGCCAAGAACAGAATGGAGATGCCGTACATGACCCCCGGAACGTTTTTTCCTTGTCCTGCAGCCAGCTTTGCGAGCGGATAAGCGATGAATCCAAACGCCATGCCGTCCACGATGCTGTACGTAAAAGGAATCATGACCATGATCAGAAATGCCGGGAAAGCTTCGGTAAAATCGCGAAAATCCATCTGCCTTACGTCCTGAACCATCAAGCCCCCGATGATGATCAAAATAGGTGCAATCGCGCTGTCCGGAATATAACCGAGCAGCGGAATGAAGAAAAAGGTCGCGCCGAACAGCACGGCCGTCACGAGCGGCGTAAGGCCCGAACGCCCGCCTGCGGCGATGCCTGCCGTCGTTTCCGCGGCTGCCACAGCCGGGCTGCTGCCGAAGATGCCTGCAAACACATTGGTTACGGACAGGGCACGCAAACTGCCTTTGAACCGTTCCGGACGGCCGATCAACTGCGTCTGCGCAGTGATCAGGCCGATATTTTCGAATACAACGATCAACAACAACAGGAAAACCGCGATCCAAAAGGCGAGCTGCGCCAAATGATCGAACGACAGCTGGGCGAACAGGCCGCCGTATTGGCGGATCGCTGCTCCGGCTGACACCGGCTCTCCCGGCTGCACGGCTCCAAGCACATAGGCCAACGCCGTTCCCGCCAATATGCTGATCAGCAGGCCGCCGGGCACGTTGCGAATGAATAATATCAGCGCGATGACCAGCGTGACGCAAGCGGTGATGACCCCCGGTTCGCCGAAATGCCCGATCGTCACAAACGTCGTCTGGTGCGCGATCACGATCCCGCTTTTTTGCAGGCCGATAAAGGTCAAAAACAACCCGATGCCTACGGTAATGCCATGCTGCAAGTTTTTGGGTATGGCTTCGCTGACCATTTTATATAACGATGTAAAAGCAACGACCGCAAACAGAATGCCCGTAACGGTGACGACGGCCAGTGCCTCCTGCCAGCTCAGCTTCATGGAATGCACCAAGGTATATGTAAAAAACGCGTTGATCCCCATGCCCGGCACAACCACGATCGGGGATTTGCCCCAGAACGCCATGAGCAGGCAGCCTGCGATGGACGTCAGCAGCGTGCCAACCATCGCCGCCTGCAGCGGCATGCCGGCATCCGCCAAAATTGTAGCATTGACCATGACGATGTATACCACGGCAAAATAGGAAATCGCTCCTGCGATCAGTTCCTTTTTCCACTGGTTCCCCGGCTCCAATCCGAGGCGTCTGGTCATCCATCCTTGTTTCATCTGATTTCTATTCCCCTCTCTGACGCTGCAGTTCCCTATGTATTCAGCATGACGCGCAGCACCCCATATCATACACGCTTTTGTTGTTGAAGTACATGACGTACGCTTGACGCTTGGAAGGTTTTTCGGGATTGCGAACATGGGTGATACATCGCGGATTGCAGTCGAATTTCACAAAAAAGGCAGGCACCGTAACGGCACCTGCGCTTTTTATGAAAAGCTTAATTTTTCTTCTTTTTCTCGGCGATTTCAAGCAGCTCTTTGACCACGACGCTGACCATGATCAGTCCGACCACCGGAGGGACGTAGGCGTTGCTTGCCGGCGGCTGCTTGGCTTTGCGGATTTCCGGAGCGTTCTCGGGAACGATCTTCTCCGTAACGTCCGCGCGAGGTTTCATCGGCTCCTCGGTGGAGAATACCACCTTCACGCCTTTTTTGATGCCGTCTTTGCGCAGCTTCGTGCGCACGACGCGGGCGATCGGGTCCATGGACGTTTTGGAAATGTCCGCCACCTGGAATTTCGTCGGGTCCATTTTGTTGGCCGCACCCATGCTGGAAATGATCGGAATGCCGCGCTTCAGGCACTCCTTGATGAGATGGATTTTGTAAATGATCGTATCCGAAGCATCCACCACGTAATCCAGCTCGTATTTGAACAATTCTTCATACGTCTCTTCGGTATAGAACATGTTCAGCGCGATCGCTTCGCACTCGGGATTGATCAGCTTGACCCGTTCCACCATCAGGTCTGCCTTTTTTTGGCCCACGGTCGTGGTCAAGGCATGGATCTGACGGTTGATGTTGGTGATGTCCACGACATCCTTGTCGATCAGGATGATACGACCAACGCCGGTACGGGCGAGGGCCTCCACCGCGATGGAGCCGACGCCGCCAATGCCGAGCACCGCAACGGTGCTGTTTTTCATCGTTTCAAGACCTTCAGGTCCGATTGCGAGCTCTGTTCTTGAAAATTGATGGAGCATTGAGAATCAGATGCCTCCTTTATTTCTTTTCCGCCACCGGTTTGCGGGCTACGCGGATATGCAGCTGTTCCAGTTGATCCAGATCTACTTCGGATGGAGCGTTCATGAGCAGGTCCGTTGCACTTGCCGTTTTCGGGAACGCAATCGTTTCGCGCAGGTTGGTGCGTCCAGCCAGCAGCATGACGAGACGGTCGAAACCAAAGGCGATCCCGCCGTGTGGTGGTGTTCCGTATTCGAATGCTTCAAGCAAGTAACCGAATTTTTCTTTCGCCACTTCCGGGGAAAGGCCCAGTGCGTCGAACATTTTTTCCTGTACGTCGCGTTTGTAAATACGCATCGAACCACCGCCGACTTCGTAACCGTTCAATACGAGGTCATACGCTTGGGCACGGATCTCGCCCGGATTGCTGTCGAACAGGTGCAGATCCTCGTCTTTCGGACGTGTGAACGGATGGTGTTCAGCTACATAACGTTTTGCTTCTTCATCATAACCGAGCAGTGGGAAGTCCACAACCCAAGCGAATTTGAATTTGCTGTCATCGATCAGGCCAAGCTGGCGGCCGATTTTGAGACGCAGGTTGCCGAGCACGTCGGCAACGACTTTTTTGTTGTCGGCAGAGAAGAGCAGCAAGTCCCCTTCTTCGGCTCCAGTACGTTCTTTGAGCGCTTCGATCTCTTCCGGCGTGAAGAACTTCACGATTGGCCCTTTGAATTCGCCGTCTTTCACTTGAATCCAAGCCAGACCTTTGGCGCCATAACGTGCAGCGAACGGTCCGAGGTCGTCGATTTCCTTCCGGCTCCATGTGCCGCAGCCTTTCGCGTTCAGCACTTTCACTTCGCCGCCTTTTTCGATGACGGAAGCAAAGACTTTGACGCCGCTGGTCGCAACGATGTCGTTCACTTCGATCAATTCCATGCCGAAGCGCAGATCTGGCTTGTCGGAGCCGTATTTGCCCATGGCATCCGCATAAGTAATGCGTTGGAATGGCAGTTCGAGCTCAATGCCTTTCGTCTCGCGCAGCAATTTCGCCATCAATTGTTCCATCATCGGCAGCAGGTCATCCTGTTGCATGAAGGACGTTTCAATGTCGACTTGCGTGAACTCCGGCTGGCGGTCAGCACGCAGATCCTCGTCACGGAAGCAGCGGGCGATCTGATAGTAACGCTCCAGTCCACCGACCATCAGCAACTGCTTGTAAATTTGCGGGGACTGAGGCAGGGCGAAAAATTCGCCTTCATGCACGCGGCTCGGCACGAGATAGTCACGCGCGCCTTCCGGCGAGCTCTTGGTCAGGATCGGCGTTTCCACTTCGATGAACTCTTCGCCATCCAGGAAGTCGCGGAATACTTTGGCTGCTTTGGAACGCAGCTTCAGCGTATCGAACATTTCCGGGCGGCGCAGGTCCAAATAACGATATTTCAAACGAAGAGACTCATCGACTTCAACGCCGTCTTCGATGAAGAACGGAGGTGTTTTGGCCGCATTCAGCACTTCGATTTCGGTCACTTGCACTTCGATTTCACCTGTAGGCAGGTTCGGGTTTACCGTTTCGGCATCGCGCTTCACGACTTTACCGGATACGGCAATGACGTACTCGCTGCGCACTCTGTCCGCAATGGCAAGGGCTTCGCCGGAATATGCCGGGTTGAATACCACCTGCACGATGCCGCTGCGGTCGCGCAGATCGATGAACAGGACGCCTCCAAGGTCACGACGGGTTTGAACCCAGCCGTTCAGTGTTACGGTTTCACCGATGTGTGCGTTCGTCAAAGCGCCGCAATGATGACTTCTTTTCATAATCAGACTCCTTATTATTTGAAATTCCCTCCCTGTACGAAGGCAGCCGCTCAAGGCCGCCCTGTCCAGTTCGGTTGTGTGAATAACGTTAATTTAGCCGCGAACCTTTCCAGCTCGTTTCCGATTCGGGATGAATGTTTAGCGGTTCAGTGGTTTCCTCTTACCGCAGCGGCCAGGTCATCCAGCTTCACGGTCCGTTGTTCTCCCGTTTCCATCGCTTTCAGCGCAATCTCGCCGCGCTCCAGCTCGTCATCCCCAAGGATGGCCGTATAACGGGCTTTGAAACGGTCTGCCGATTTCATCTGGGCTTTCATTTTGCGGCCTAGATAATCGCGCTCGCCGGACAGCCCGGATTGACGCAGCTTGAACAACAAACGATTGACTTCGCGATCCGCAGCCTCGCCGAGGGCAATAAAGTACACGTCCAGCGGAGCAAGCTTGCTAACTTCGATATTCTGGTGCTCCAGAATAAGCTGGATGCGCTCCAGGCCGATACCGAAACCGATGCCAGGCTGATCCGGTCCGCCGATGTCGCCGACGAGTCCATTGTATCTGCCGCCGCCGCCGACCGTATCGATTGCGCCAATGCCTTGTGCTTTCAATTCGAACGCAGTCAATGTGTAATAATCCAGTCCGCGAACCAAACGATGATTCACGGCATAGTCCACGCCGAAGTCTTCCAGGTAGGATTTCAATGTTTCAAAATGATTCAGGGACTCTTCATCCAGGCTGTCCAAAATGGACGGTGCGCCTGTGAATTTGTCTTGATCCACCTTGCAGTCGAGCACGCGAAGCGGATTGCGCTCCATGCGGGACTGGCAATCTTTACACAGGCTGTCTTTCATCGGTCTGAGGAACGACAGCAGCTGCTCGCGATAAGCCGCCCGGCTTGCCGGGTTGCCGACTGAGTTGATCTCCACTTTAACGTCCTGCAGTCCAAGCTCCACGCACAGCTGATAACCAAGCGCGATCACTTCTGCGTCGATCGACGGATCGACCGCCCCGATCGCTTCCACGCCAAACTGGTGGAATTGGCGCTGACGTCCTGCCTGCGGGCGCTCATAACGAAACATCGGTCCGATGTAATACAATTTGCTGACATCAGGTTCGCCATACAGTTTGTTTTCCACGTAAGAGCGAACCACGCCGGCAGTGCCCTCTGGACGAAGCGTCATGCTGCGGTTCCCTTTATCATCAAACGTGTACATTTCCTTTTCCACGATATCCGTCGTTTCGCCTACGCCGCGAACAAACAAAGCTGTCTGTTCAAATATAGGGGTACGAATTTCGCGGTAATTATACCGGCGGCACAAGTCGCGTGCTTTTTCCTCAACGGCCTGCCATTTCTCGACAACACCAGGCAGCAAATCCTGCGTTCCTGTTGGTTTTTGAAATGCCATGATTCATCCCTCCATCATTTTAGTTCTCTATATAACAAAAAAATCCCTCGCCCTGCTTGCCGAATCATCGGCAAACAAAGGGACGAGAGATTGTGTTTAACATTCACCCGTGGTACCACCCACATTCCGGAACACCCGACGCCACACAGACCAGTCAAGTTTGTCATGAACCGATGCGTGAGGTCACCTCATCAGTCATTCATTCCGCTCCACGTATAACGCACGTCCTGCGCAGTTCGGCTACTGGCCACCGGAGAAGCTCCGCTGTGTTCGCCGCCTGTTCTCGGGGAAGTCATTCATCCGCTCATCAAGAGAATCCTTACAGCCTGGGGATTCTTCTCTGTTCTTGTGGGTTCGGATTACTTGGTCCCGTCATCGAATCGTCGATTCATCAGTTTTAACGTTATAATATGACGTTAAAAGTTAATTTATTTCCTGATTGTAATGAACCGCAGTACTAAAGTCAAGAGCTAACGCTCAAAGGAAGCAAAAAAAAGCCTGCACACCGTGTGCAGGCTCAAAAGATATATAAAAAAGGGGGTCATGTCTGTTATTATAAACAGGCTATGTTAAAGACCCATGAATCCAATGTTACAGGATCATTACAAAAATGATAGCGCTTTAATTTAATTCCTCCACGTACGCTCCATTGCTTCTCAGCTTGTGAATGATTTCGTTATAATCCTCGTCATTCACCTTGGCCGAAAGAACATAGCGCAGATCTCCAAAATCAGTTGTGGATATATTGGATGCATTCAACATGTCATGATCCTCATTTACGCGCTCCCTCGTTCCCCCATCGGCATCGCGGTCCACCGGGGCCACGACGGGAATCACGTTCTCGCTCGCCGGAACTCCGGGAGAAGAACCCACCCCCATTGCGCCGTTCGTGCCCGCTGCGCCAGCCGTGTTGTAAGGAACCAGGGGCACCATCAGCTTTTGGTCCCTTCCGATCGCATCGTCCAGCTGCCCTACCTCCAATTGCTCCGTGCGAAACGTCTGCAATGACGTTCTTGCTCCCTCTGCGTCATCTTCGGTACGAAAATAAGCCTGAATATGCTTTGCCATGCCAATCCCTCCTTTTCATTTCGGCGAAATGCTCCATTCCATCCGGGCTGATTATGATGCGGGAACAGGAGCATTAGCCTGCCCTGCTCCTGCCCCGTAATGAAACGGTTAGATAACCTTCAACAGTTCGCGAACGAAAGCCGGTTCGTCCTTCGGCGTTCGCGACGTAATGAAATTTCCATCCACAACCGCTTCATGATCCTGGAATTCGGCTCCTGCATTGACCATGTCGTCCTTCAGCGGCGGGTATGCGGTAATCGTGCGTCCCTTCAACAGATTGGCGCTTGCCAAAATTTGCGGTCCATGGCAGATGGCGGCAATCGGTTTTTTGGCGCTGTTGATCTCCGTCACGAATTTCAAAATGTGAGCATCGGTTCTCAAATTTTCCGGGGACGATCCCCCGGGAATGACCACGGCATCATAGTCGGCTGCAACAGCGTCTGCAATGGCTTTATCCGTCGTGTATGTTGCCTTGCCGTTCTTTCCTTTCAACACTTCTCCGGCTTTGAGGCCGATAATTTCGACATCGTGTCCGGCTTGCTTGACCTCATCGTAAGGTACCTGCATTTCCGAATCCTCGAACTCGTTTGCCAACAAAAATGCGATTTTGCTCATTGGTCATGCTCTCCTTTCACACTGGTCAACCCCGTTGATTTCCTGCGGTTCGTTTCATGTCTGGAAACCATGGTCGCTTTTTTCAGGCGTCTTACTGCAAAAGTAAAGCGCTTGTGCCTAGTTTGTTATTACCCTAACAAGCTTCTTTTATAACAGGTCCTGAGTGAACGGTCGGCTTCTTCCACCATACCGTTATTTGCGGAAACAACAAAAAGCCATGATTCGAGTCATGGCTTTTTGCTGTGGCATCCTCAAACGCGTGGGAGACGCGGCGGTTTGCCCTTATCCTTCTCTTGAACGAACCAGATCGCTGCAACACAATCCGCTGCCGCCCGGGCCAACTGAAGCGATTCATGCATGCTGCCCGGAGGAAGCAGCGGTTCCATGCGCGAACGGCTTTCCTTCGTGGATTGGCGCATAATGATGGCGTGCTCCTTTGCCCTGCTACGGGCTGCAGATTTCAACATATCCTTCATTATGGCCTTTCCCCGCCGGGATTATGCCTGGCCTTCCTGACGAATCGGGCTTTCCACCATGAGCGTCACCGGTCCCCAATTGGTAAAGGTCACATCCATCATAGCCCCGAAACGTCCGGTTTCGACCTGAATGCCCTTATCCCGCAGCAATTGGTTGAATGTTTCATACAATGCAGCCGCCGCTTCAGGTCTTGCCGCAGCCGCAAAGCTGGGGCGCTTGCCCTTACGGCAGTCGCCGTACAAGGTGAACTGGGAGACCGACAGAACGGCTCCGCCCACGTCAATCAGGCTGAGATTCATTTTCTCCTGCTCATCCTCGAAAATCCGCAAACCGGCGATTTTGTCGGCCAGATAAACGGCATCCTTTTCCGTATCCTCATGCGTGATGCCGACCAGCAGCATCAGGCCGAATTCGATCTGTCCAGTCACTTCGTCCCCGACGGTAACCCGGGCTTCTTTGCAACGTTGTACAAGCACTCTCATGCTTAAGCTCCTTACTGCATGATGCGATGTACGGAGTAAACGTCCTTCACTCGTTTGATCCGTTCCACAACCGAATGCAGGTGTTCCGTATTTCGAATCAAAATGGTAACATGCACCAATGCCAATTTGTTTTTGTCTGTCCGTCCGGTAACGGCGGAAATATTCGTTTTGCTTTCCGAAACGGCTTGCAGCACTTCATTGAGCAAACCATTGCGATCGTGGCCCGTAATCTCAATGTCGACGCTGTAGTTGGCTTCGATATTTTCTTCCCACTCCACCTCGATCACGCGAGCTGCCTCATCCCCGTCCGAGCCTGAAGGAATGTTCGGGCAGTCCCTGCGGTGCACGGACACGCCGCGACCACGCGTGACATAACCAATCACGTCATCTCCGGGCACAGGGTTGCAGCAACGCGCAAAACGAACGAGAAGGTTGTCAATGCCTTTGACGCGAATGCCGTTGGTTGGGCGGTTTTTGCGTTCCGGCGCAGGCTTCAGCTCACGCATCTCCGAGTTCAGCTCCAGCAGGCTGTTTTCTTCCTGCTCCCGACGCAACTTCTCGGTGGCTTTTGTAACGATCTGCGCGGCAGTGATTCCACCGAATCCGATCGCTGCAAGCATGTCCTCAATGTCGTTAAAGGCAAATTTCTTGGCAGCTTCCAGGAGTTTCTCGTCGCTCATCCATACGGAAGGCTCCAGCCCCATTCGCTTCAGCTCGCGTTCAATGCCCTCGCGGCCTTTTTCAACGTTTTCTTCACGGCGTTCCTTCTTGAACCATTGCTTGATCTTCGAACGGGCATGGGACGACTTGGCGATTTTGAGCCAGTCCTGGCTTGGGCCGTAGGAATGCTTGGACGTCAGGATTTCAATGATATCCCCGGTCTTCAGGCTGTAATCCAGTGGAACGATCCGTCCATTGACCTTGGCACCAATCGTGCGATTGCCCACTTCGGTATGAATGCGGTAAGCGAAATCAAGCGGCACGGATCCTGCCGGAAGCTCGATGACTTCGCCTTTTGGCGTAAATACGAATACAAGATCCGAAAAGAAATCCATTTTGAGCGATTCGACAAACTCGGACGCGTCTTTGGTTTCGTTTTGCAGCTCCAGAATCTCGCGGAAAAACGTGATTTTGTCTTCGAAATTGTTGACGGACGCAACGCCTTCCTTATAAGCCCAATGTGCCGCAATACCGAACTCGGCCGTGCGATGCATGTCCCATGTTCGAATCTGAACCTCGGTCGGTTCCCCGTTCGGTCCCACCACCGTCGTATGGAGCGATTGATACATGTTCGCCTTCGGCATTGCGATATAATCCTTGAAACGCCCGGGCATCGGCTTCCACAACGTATGAATGATGCCGAGCGTGGCATAACAGTCCTTGATATTATCCACAATAATACGAATCGCCAGCAGATCGTATATTTCATTGAACTGCCGGTTTTTGGTCGTCATTTTTTTGAACACGCTATAGATATGCTTGGGACGGCCGGACAAGTCCGCCTGAATGCCCATTTCATCAAGCTTGGCTTTGATTCCGTCCATGACCGTATCGATGTACTGTTCCCGCTCAGCCCGCTTTTTGTGCATCAGGTTGGCGATTCGGTAATACTGCTGCGGGTTCAGATAGCGCAGAGCAATATCCTCCATCTCCCATTTGATCGCGGATATCCCGAGACGATTGGCGATGGGGCAGAAAATTTCCAGCGTTTCGTAGGAAATCCGGCGCTGGCTCTCCTCCGACTGGAATTTGAGGGTTCTCATGTTATGCAGGCGGTCTGCCAGCTTGATCACGATGACACGGATGTCCTGTGCCATGGCAATGAACATTTTGCGATAGTTCTCGTTCTGCTGCTCTTCTTTGGAACGGAACTGAATT contains the following coding sequences:
- the dtd gene encoding D-aminoacyl-tRNA deacylase, which codes for MRVLVQRCKEARVTVGDEVTGQIEFGLMLLVGITHEDTEKDAVYLADKIAGLRIFEDEQEKMNLSLIDVGGAVLSVSQFTLYGDCRKGKRPSFAAAARPEAAAALYETFNQLLRDKGIQVETGRFGAMMDVTFTNWGPVTLMVESPIRQEGQA
- the hisS gene encoding histidine--tRNA ligase, whose translation is MAFQKPTGTQDLLPGVVEKWQAVEEKARDLCRRYNYREIRTPIFEQTALFVRGVGETTDIVEKEMYTFDDKGNRSMTLRPEGTAGVVRSYVENKLYGEPDVSKLYYIGPMFRYERPQAGRQRQFHQFGVEAIGAVDPSIDAEVIALGYQLCVELGLQDVKVEINSVGNPASRAAYREQLLSFLRPMKDSLCKDCQSRMERNPLRVLDCKVDQDKFTGAPSILDSLDEESLNHFETLKSYLEDFGVDYAVNHRLVRGLDYYTLTAFELKAQGIGAIDTVGGGGRYNGLVGDIGGPDQPGIGFGIGLERIQLILEHQNIEVSKLAPLDVYFIALGEAADREVNRLLFKLRQSGLSGERDYLGRKMKAQMKSADRFKARYTAILGDDELERGEIALKAMETGEQRTVKLDDLAAAVRGNH
- a CDS encoding type 1 glutamine amidotransferase domain-containing protein, with translation MSKIAFLLANEFEDSEMQVPYDEVKQAGHDVEIIGLKAGEVLKGKNGKATYTTDKAIADAVAADYDAVVIPGGSSPENLRTDAHILKFVTEINSAKKPIAAICHGPQILASANLLKGRTITAYPPLKDDMVNAGAEFQDHEAVVDGNFITSRTPKDEPAFVRELLKVI
- a CDS encoding NCS2 family permease encodes the protein MKQGWMTRRLGLEPGNQWKKELIAGAISYFAVVYIVMVNATILADAGMPLQAAMVGTLLTSIAGCLLMAFWGKSPIVVVPGMGINAFFTYTLVHSMKLSWQEALAVVTVTGILFAVVAFTSLYKMVSEAIPKNLQHGITVGIGLFLTFIGLQKSGIVIAHQTTFVTIGHFGEPGVITACVTLVIALILFIRNVPGGLLISILAGTALAYVLGAVQPGEPVSAGAAIRQYGGLFAQLSFDHLAQLAFWIAVFLLLLIVVFENIGLITAQTQLIGRPERFKGSLRALSVTNVFAGIFGSSPAVAAAETTAGIAAGGRSGLTPLVTAVLFGATFFFIPLLGYIPDSAIAPILIIIGGLMVQDVRQMDFRDFTEAFPAFLIMVMIPFTYSIVDGMAFGFIAYPLAKLAAGQGKNVPGVMYGISILFLANFILHGIL
- a CDS encoding ABC transporter ATP-binding protein, translated to MQDTEQKKQTEPKLGKKGFKDFAKLIASTQPPKLILIVALILTLIQTTAGLIVPLMTKGLIDGLTMSALNKSVIIMLIAAFVIQAIAAGISIYLLNYAGQRVVATLRTKLWNKVLSLPMPYFDRNRTGDTMSRITNDTSQIMTLIADYLVSFISNIVAVVGGVALLFYLDWVMSLIILSLVPLTLLILLPVGRKMYQISKKQQDEMAGFTSVLSQVIGEIRLVKAYGTEKQESDAGSSRIGKMFAFGLQEARILALIGPLFTFVMTAVLVVILGVGGMRVASGLLSAGELVAFILLLFQVIMPMGQFTTLYSRLQKVVGATERIQAILAHEEEPRDQTEEAPKGNENIAFNNVRFSYVTGEEVLHGIDLMLPARKVTAIVGPSGSGKSTIFSLLEQFYRPEAGSITYGGKSITAYSLSSWRSKIGYVSQESPLMAGTVKDNITYGLGRETSVEEIRRAAEMAYAKEFIEKLPQGYDTEVGERGIKLSGGQRQRIAIARALLRSPDVLLLDEATSSLDSTSEHEVQQALSNLMQGRTTVVIAHRLSTVVDSDQIVVLEHGHVTGTGTHAELLGSHEVYRELAQKQFVSQTEEAGDATS
- a CDS encoding tRNA threonylcarbamoyladenosine dehydratase, translating into MLHQFSRTELAIGPEGLETMKNSTVAVLGIGGVGSIAVEALARTGVGRIILIDKDVVDITNINRQIHALTTTVGQKKADLMVERVKLINPECEAIALNMFYTEETYEELFKYELDYVVDASDTIIYKIHLIKECLKRGIPIISSMGAANKMDPTKFQVADISKTSMDPIARVVRTKLRKDGIKKGVKVVFSTEEPMKPRADVTEKIVPENAPEIRKAKQPPASNAYVPPVVGLIMVSVVVKELLEIAEKKKKN
- the aspS gene encoding aspartate--tRNA ligase, whose product is MKRSHHCGALTNAHIGETVTLNGWVQTRRDLGGVLFIDLRDRSGIVQVVFNPAYSGEALAIADRVRSEYVIAVSGKVVKRDAETVNPNLPTGEIEVQVTEIEVLNAAKTPPFFIEDGVEVDESLRLKYRYLDLRRPEMFDTLKLRSKAAKVFRDFLDGEEFIEVETPILTKSSPEGARDYLVPSRVHEGEFFALPQSPQIYKQLLMVGGLERYYQIARCFRDEDLRADRQPEFTQVDIETSFMQQDDLLPMMEQLMAKLLRETKGIELELPFQRITYADAMGKYGSDKPDLRFGMELIEVNDIVATSGVKVFASVIEKGGEVKVLNAKGCGTWSRKEIDDLGPFAARYGAKGLAWIQVKDGEFKGPIVKFFTPEEIEALKERTGAEEGDLLLFSADNKKVVADVLGNLRLKIGRQLGLIDDSKFKFAWVVDFPLLGYDEEAKRYVAEHHPFTRPKDEDLHLFDSNPGEIRAQAYDLVLNGYEVGGGSMRIYKRDVQEKMFDALGLSPEVAKEKFGYLLEAFEYGTPPHGGIAFGFDRLVMLLAGRTNLRETIAFPKTASATDLLMNAPSEVDLDQLEQLHIRVARKPVAEKK